Proteins encoded together in one Lysinibacillus sp. FSL K6-0232 window:
- the iolE gene encoding myo-inosose-2 dehydratase — protein MLNKNDIQLGIAPIGWTNDDLPELGKEVTFEQCISEMALAGFIGCEIGNKFPKEPEILHAYLDIRGLQVASAWFSAYLTTAPYEETEQAFVKHRDFLHAMGAKVIVVSEQGKSIQGQQDVGVIRNKPEFTEEEWARLTNGLEQLGQLAKEKGMRIVYHHHMGTGIQNIPEIDRLMAETDPALVSLLFDCGHLYFAEQDYLAVLRKHGERIHHVHLKDVRADVLKKVKDDNLSFLDAVKAGVYTVPGDGDIDFQPIFTLLAEIGYKGWFVVEAEQDPAKANPFQYAKMARSYIEQLTGL, from the coding sequence ATGCTTAATAAAAATGATATTCAATTAGGAATTGCCCCAATTGGATGGACAAATGATGATTTACCGGAGCTCGGAAAAGAGGTAACATTTGAACAATGTATTAGTGAGATGGCTTTAGCGGGATTTATAGGCTGTGAAATAGGTAATAAATTTCCAAAGGAGCCTGAAATATTGCATGCTTATTTAGATATTCGTGGTTTACAAGTAGCTTCTGCTTGGTTTAGTGCCTATTTAACGACTGCGCCATATGAAGAAACAGAGCAAGCCTTTGTTAAGCACCGAGATTTTCTACATGCAATGGGTGCAAAAGTGATTGTTGTATCGGAGCAAGGCAAGAGTATTCAAGGTCAGCAGGATGTGGGTGTGATTCGCAATAAGCCTGAATTTACTGAAGAAGAATGGGCGCGACTAACAAACGGATTAGAGCAGCTTGGGCAGCTTGCTAAGGAAAAAGGGATGCGTATTGTTTATCACCATCATATGGGGACAGGCATTCAAAATATACCCGAAATTGATCGTTTAATGGCAGAAACAGATCCAGCGCTTGTATCATTATTATTTGATTGTGGTCATTTATATTTTGCCGAGCAGGATTATTTAGCGGTGTTACGAAAGCATGGAGAGCGTATCCATCATGTCCATTTAAAGGATGTGCGGGCGGATGTGCTAAAAAAGGTTAAAGATGATAACTTAAGCTTTTTAGATGCTGTTAAGGCAGGGGTATACACAGTACCGGGCGATGGTGATATTGATTTCCAGCCTATTTTTACATTATTAGCGGAGATAGGCTATAAAGGCTGGTTTGTTGTAGAGGCTGAACAAGACCCTGCAAAGGCAAATCCATTCCAATATGCAAAAATGGCTCGGTCATATATTGAACAATTAACAGGATTATAA